In the Eptesicus fuscus isolate TK198812 chromosome 22, DD_ASM_mEF_20220401, whole genome shotgun sequence genome, AAACGTTCAGTGATAGTCCTTGGGAGACTGAGTGACAGGCCaaagccctttctctctctcaggagGCAGTGAACGGACCATGGCAGCCAGCAAAGGTTCTGCCTGCCAGTGGATGGTCTGGTGGGCCcagcaccccacacccacccgatGCTCCCTTCCTGGGCCCCACAGACCCCATTGAGCCACTGTGTACATTTCTTCTAGAATAATCTTAACAAGGCACATTTCATAACATTCCCCACCTGTGCCTAAATGCGTTCTCTGGAGGCCTCACGACCTTCTAAGAACCTCAGGCTTCCCATGACCCTGCCCAACAGGAATAACTGGCTGCAAAGGAataactctacccagcaaagctatcattcagaattgaagggcagataaagagcaaGGTGGAGGTAGGGTCAGAGGTCAAACAGCTCCCAGCAGCACTACTTCCTGCATGAACTATATGTCacttccctgggccctgcctccctttCCACATGTTCAATGAGGCCACCTCACAGGGGTGCTGTGAGGATTGGTGAGTGAAAGTCACCTGAAGCCTTTAGCCCAGCACCCACCACATTCTAAGTTATCTGTGAGTGCGAGCTATGGCTGCAGGAAGGGAGCTGAGTAACTTTGGAAAGTTAACTTCCTGTACCCTGGTCATCTCATCTGTCATGTGGAAAAGTTGAAAGATAACTAGTAAAGTGCTTCACTCAGTATGTTTAGTATGTTCCTGCTCTGAGGTTTTGCTGTTAAGCAGGCCCtcagctcagggctgggcagggggaaggAAAAGCTGTAGTTCTGCTTGAGGGTCCCCATTGCCATCAGTTGAGCCTGAGGGTTCTGGGGTCTCCAGGGAAGGGCCAGGCAGTGGGTCAGACACAGGGGAGCTCCCCGATCCTTTTAGTGCTGGGCAAATGGTCAAGGCAGTGGGCTCCTGTGAGAAAATCCTGAAAAGAggccacagaggcccagagaaggaagcCTGTGGGAAGGTGAAGATGTGGACTCCATTGATGGCATCATAGAATGAGACCTCCCCATTCTCATAGTCCAGGAAGACCCCTACTCTTTTAAGAGGGTTGACAATTGTGAGTTGGCTCCGGGGATCCGTTCGAGCATGGAAGTCATGCCCACCCAACAGTGCTATTGTCCAGAATCCATTCTGGGGTGTTATTGAAGGATAACGTTTTCTCTCCACATTCTCCCTACACACCCCGAATTGCCACTGTTTCCTGCCCCCCACTTCCACCTCCCAGAAGTGTCTCCCTGATTTGAAGCTCTCACGGCCCAGCACACAGTAATGATCCTGAAATCTCCTGGGGTTGTCTGGCAGGCTTTGCCATGTGTATGTGTACTGCAAGCTCCTCTGGTCCTCAGAAATAAGAAGGTTGGGGTGTGCGGTGTCCGGATCCAGAATCACGTCCGCTGCAGAGAGTTCCAATGGTGTGGGGTCAGCCATGGTATCCGGACCTGAGAGCCTCAGGCTCCAAGGCTTGGGTCTGGCTGGTGAGACCCGAGCCCAGAGCCTGTTGTCCCAGCTGCCCCAAGTGTGACCCTCAGCAAAGGCAAGAGAAACCACAGGGCCTGGtgttcagtgaggaagggagggtgaggagggctggggtCTGCCTAACCGGCCCTCTCAAGTGGCTACCTTCCTTCTATCTTTCTCCTGTTTCCACCCCAGAAGGACTGAACCCACCTGTGCTGCACAGTCACATGGATTCCAAGGGCCCCAGCCCCTGGTCTATCCTCCTGAGCTGGACGACTTCCTTTTATGCATGgtctttttcacacacacacacacacacacacacactcacactcacacacacactcacacacacactcacacacacacatacactcacacacacactcacacacacactcacacacacacacacacacactcacacacacacacactcacacacacactcctacactcacactcacatacacacactcacaaacacagtCACAcaaaaacactcacacacacacactcagacacacacacgcacgcacgcacacacacgcactcacacacacgcacatacactcacactcacacgcactcacacatgcacacacactcacacacacactcacacactcacactcacacactcacacacacacactcacacacacacattcacacacacactcacacgcacacacactcacactcacacactctcacacacacacacactcacacacacattcacacacacactcacacacactcatacacactcacactcacacacgcacacacactcacacacacacacactcacacacacacacacacacacacacatacacacacacacccgctaTGTAATGTCACAGTCTCAATGTGATGTCTGTAACATGGGAATTAAAGCACTCATCTTTAGGGCAGAATAACACAGAATGTGAGGTACACTGAGCCCAAGGTCAGGCATCCAGGAAGCATGCGGTGTGACCATAGGGACCAGGTCTCTGCTGTGCTGGGGCCGTGCTGGGCTCTAGGTGACCTTTACTCCCACCTGCCCCGCCCTCTTTGCCCAGGATTCCGTCCTCCTTGGGCAGCATCACTGGGCTCCCTGCCTCTGGTCACCTGTTGGCTTTGGCCAAGGGCAGGTACGGCTGAAGattggagggagggaaagagaggcacAGCCCCAACTTCCCCACTTCCTGTGATGGAGATGCTCCAACAGAGCACACCTCCTCTCAGGCAGCCTCTCCCTGAGCCCCAGCCTCCTCAGGGCTCCAGTGACTGCTCCCTGTCCCTCAGCCTTGGGCCTGGGCGTGGTGACAGCTCCTGCTGTTGTGAGCCTGGGGCACTGCTCATCCTTGTGGTTTCCTGTAACGCCATCCCTGCCTCTGGAAGTAGGTCCTTTCCTAAACCCTCTATAATCACTGGGTAGATGTGGCTGAATCAACCCAACTCCATCTCAGTGTCTCTGATTTCCTTCATCTTTTCATGCTGTGATTTTTGACCAACCTCACTGTCCTTAGCAGGCACACTAGAGCCTTCTAGGTGATGATGATGTCTGTTCCTTAAAATGTAGCCATAGCCCTAaccggctcagtggatagagcgtcagcatggggaatgaagggtcccaggtttgattccggtcaagggcatgtaccttggttgcaagcgcatccccaatagggggtgtgcaggaggcagctgatcgatgtttctttctcattgatgtttctaactctctatccctctcccttcctccctgtaaaaaaaaaattcaataaaatatattttaaaaaataaaaatgtagccaTGGAGTTTTATTAGTAACACTAGAATGATATGACAATGGAGTCAACACCAAACGTGATGGTATCCATTATAAAGAACCATCCACCACAAGACCACCAGGAGGTATGGCTGGTGCTGCCACACTCTTTGTCCCTTTAACCTGTCAATATTTAATACCAGATTTGTGTGTTTAAAAAGTACTGTAacagcccaaaccggtttggctcagtggatagagcatcggtctgcggactgaagggtcccaggttcgattctggtcaagggcatgtacattagttgcaggcacatccccggtggggggtgtgcaggaggcagctggttgatgtttctctctcatcgatgtttctagctctctgtccctctcccttcctctctgtaaaaaatcaataaaatatttattttttaaaagtactgtaACAGGTCAATGAGTGGAGAATAGTCTGTGCAGACTGACATGTAGTCTGTCTGCTCCAACCCCATACCCCTTGAGCAAATGACCCTATAATACAGTCTGTTATAATATAAGGAGTCGCTTACATTATACTTAGGTCTTAAGAACCTTTTCCTGATTGTGGTCATAACCATCAGACAAACACCCATCATGAACAGGCCACGGCTTCCCTCTTGGAGTTTTGATCAACACACACGCCATCTACTCATCTAGTCTTACCTCCAACCTCACGTAGTAGGAATGACCACCATCATCTCAAAGGGACTCTGAGACATTTCACACCTTGAGAAGGCtcagggcaggaggggcagcagcTGTCCCTGGCTCTCTTGGCAGCAGTTGGCCACACTCTAGGGACCTCATGCCACCCACCCAGAAGTCTCCCCGTCAAGAGCTGGAGGAGAAAAAGGGAGCCAGGACCCTCTGTTGTTGTCCCAGGGAACACAGTCATTCACTCACCAGGTTGGTAAAGAGCCATCTTCCACTCTGaaaggaaggagacaaaggcaagGAAAGGTCATCATTTCTGTTCTCCCCCCACCATTCTCCTCACTGAgcatcttccctctccttcccaccaaTATCTAGTTTCCTTCTCCCACAGCTCTGAGGATGAGGCATAAAGGCTCTCAGAATGTGGGCTTCCCTCCATCACATTGGGGCTGTGGGTGACAGAGCCAGGCCTTGCCCAGGAGTGGGCGTGTGtggcagcaggtgaggggatgCTGGAGCTGGAAGGTCCTCTGGGTGTCCAGAAAGGCAGGGTGGTCCTCCCAGAACATGAGCTCTGAGCAGGGTCTGACGAGCCCTCACCAGCACAGAGAGGGTTGAAGGGCTTTGTACACAGGTGCCAGGAACCAGAGAGCACGAGTCACTCACCAGCATAGGCCTGAGCCCTGTCACCTGCAAAGGAAGACAGCAGTCACCTCACCTGTCCTTTCTgagtcctttcctctctctccctgctgacccccacctccctccctctgcctgttcagttccctgctccccctcctccttaaGGTCACCTGCACCTAATGGCCTACAAGCACCGAGTGGGGCTTTCCCAGCTGCACCTGCAGGTCTGTCCTGTACGTGTCTGAACAGTAGTCACCTTTAACCATCGTCTCCCTTCCTGAAGTTTCAGTTACCCTCTGTCAACCACAgttggaaaatattaaatggaaaattccagaaataagcaattcataagttttaaattgcatatcATTCCAAGCAGCGTGATGACATCCTGTGCCATCCATCTCTGACATGCCAACCTGAGAACCATCCCTGTGCCCAGCATGTCCACCCTGTGTTCCTCCCATTAACCACTTAGTCACTGAGGAGCCAGCTCTATGGTCTGATCTGCCTCGGAATCACAGGGCTTGTGTGAAAATCCCCCTTATGTTCCTTAATAATGACCATCAACTGCAGTGATGCTGGCCATTGGGGTGTGGCAACTAGAAGCCTTCCtttaagggagaaggagagacctACTAAACACAGGGTGTGGTGCTATCCGTGGGCCAGGCACCCTCTCGGGTCATGGATCCCATGCCCCTGGCATCTGAGGTGACTGTCTTACTCCTGTAACTGGCTAGGCTTGCCGTGTGCATacgtgtatgcatgtgtgtgctagAACCCATCCACCTCAATCTGCATGATTTCCTGCCCATTTCAAAAAAGAATTGGGCAACGTAGAGAATTTCAGACACTGCTTTTCAGCAGTTATGATAAATCTGGGACAACTGACACCAGCTACTCCTCTTGAAGAGAATGTTCTCTCTCCTTCCGGTTTCCTCTCAGCAGCCTATAGATCCTGTagagcagccagggagggagggcctcccaTCCTGAGTccatctccccctctcctttctgggGTTCCCTGGACATCCGGGTGCGAGCAGCCTGGTGGAGAGAGCCTGACCCCTTTATCCAGGGAGGAAACCTGCCCGACCTCCCCCATCAGCATCCTCATTCCTTCCCCTGGCGGTCaggggtgaggaaggggctgGACAGGTCCCAGCAGAGAGTCTCAGATGTGGGTTCAGGTACTCACTTGCCAGGTACTGCAGATTCCTCCACCCTGCAGGGATAACAGGAGGGGTCAGTGATGGGGTAACCAGGTACCCCAGAACCCACGTGGCCGGGGGATTGGGACTTACTGAGCTCGTCCTGCAGCTTCTCTGGAAATAATCAGAAAGAGAAGGTGTTGTTATGGGGATGGAAGGGGGACCCGCGGGTGGATGGGCGGCCTGGGGCTTGAGGACCCGCCCACCTGCAGCCAGACCTCACCTTTGGCGCTTCgctcctgctgctccttcccCTGTGCTGCTTCTTTGTTAGCTCGCTCCCCCTCCGTCTCCTGGATCAAGGCCTGGATTCTCTTCTGCTGTCGCCACCGTGAGATCACCGCCCATGCCAAAAGCCCCAGCAGAGCCAGAAGGGTCACCACAAAGGCCACCCGCCAGGGCTGCGTGCTGGAGAAGAAGGGGCCTGCGGAGGGAAAGCCTCAGCTGCTCGCCTGAAGGGGCACAGGGTCTCTTGGGAGGGGCACTGACATTTATCTTCCCAAAGTGCCCAGAACTTTCCCGTCACACATACTAGTGTCCTAATGCCTGGCTCTCACATGGGAATAGTGAGAGTATAATGTACACATAGTCATTGGCgtctcctctccactctctcttccCCCATTTATCAGTGCCTCATCAGCGGCTTATCCTGCTGACTCAGAAGGTGACCTTTGGGGCTGGAGAGCCTGGGTCTTCTGCCTgagcagctctgtgaccttgaaccaATGACTAAGCCCTTCTTTTGTCAGTGTCCTAATTGGCAAGAACATTAAATTAATGCTTCTAAAGTACCTGACAAGACGTCAGTGCCATGTAAACTCCTGTGATaagtttactcatttaaaaaacataaacatcTTCAAGATCTAAGATGTAGACaatgggaaggcaggcagatagtgtgtgagtgagagagcgaaAGGAGAGGACATGGCCGTacagggagtgtctgtatttgtgactGAGGGACAATTCATATTCCACAGGACTATGGGGACTGacagaccaggctcccctggctgcGCAGCCTCTattgctgctgaaatctctccaggGCAACCGGCTCTGCAGCAGAGACTACACCATCTTATAGGTGAGAGCAgctgtgattggaagcccagccttacctttaaccgggagacctcggatacctcccaggaccctacaaccacaatacCCAGGGACCAGCTACCTCAGCTGTAAGCCCACAAACACAAAGACTCCAGCCTCCACGGCCACGGgcacctaaaaagtttgtccagggcaGACAAGGTAGTGGCTGAATATACCGAGGAgtcctgcgccttctcacagaaCAGATGGAAGGAACAGCTGCATCGATTAAAcccacccagaattggcaaattaaacacagttggtgaggcaatccatggacaAAAAGGTTAGAGACCACCTAGAGAgagaaataagctctgcctcctcagactcatctgggtatttgttgtttgcattttttggattagttgttggttttttggagttttctccccatatagaaatattttttaccttcttctttcttttcgctcttacattttcttccttttctcagtatcattttgcactcttttctctcccctgattctcttttctctggtggtctcCTTTAGttggggttattggtatcatgAATCCATTTGTGATTGgtgccctgtgtgttgtgtcttgtcatgttgtattttgtgcctttaagtcaacgcaggagagaaagcactacataaccagatacccTGAGAGGAGTGaacatggggaaacaaagaaacagccccatacaaaaggaaagggggaacccccgaaaaggaagtaaatgaaatggaggcaagcaatttgtcagagaaagaattcagagcaatggtcataatgaagctgaaaaagatgggagacaaattcaacaatatgagtaagaatcaagaggaaattaagaagaatcaagaagaaatgaagaatgtcatcgctgcaataaagaacacaatagaaagcatcaacagtagactagaagaagcagaggacagcatcagtgagctagaagacaagataggaaaaaaatacccaagcagagcagcaactaaaaaaaaaaaaaaaaaaaaaaaaaccaccttaaAAAAccggagagcctaagggaactttgggacaatgtgaaatgaaacaacatccgcataagaGGGGCGTCAGAAGGAGAggaactgaacaaggaatagaaaacctgtttgaagaaataatgacagaaaagttccctgatatcaggaagaaaaaacacaagtctaagaagctcacagagatgaacccaaaaagacggacaccaagacacattataattaaattggca is a window encoding:
- the LOC103303716 gene encoding butyrophilin subfamily 3 member A3-like; amino-acid sequence: MPCSAQFAVIGPPEPILALVGEVAELPCHLSPKMSAESMDLMWVRSGFRQAVCAYADGKEETEIAEYRGRTLISREDIAEGKAALRIHNIRASDSGTYQCYFQDANFLAKAQVELKVAGWRNLQYLAKGDRAQAYAEWKMALYQPADVILDPDTAHPNLLISEDQRSLQYTYTWQSLPDNPRRFQDHYCVLGRESFKSGRHFWEVEVGGRKQWQFGVCRENVERKRYPSITPQNGFWTIALLGGHDFHARTDPRSQLTIVNPLKRVGVFLDYENGEVSFYDAINGVHIFTFPQASFSGPLWPLFRIFSQEPTALTICPALKGSGSSPVSDPLPGPSLETPEPSGSTDGNGDPQAELQLFLPPAQP